The window GACACGagcttgttctgtttcttttttttcattttcatattttgttctGAAACTGTGGGTCTGAACAGGTCGCCATATGTTACTTTATTAGGTCACGGTGGGAGTGATGGTTTGCATGGCTATGTTCCTTCTCTTGATTATGTTGTTGCCGACACCGTAAGTTCACACATTCTTACAGacattagttgtttttttttttggctttttggtTATGAAACTAGAGAAATGTTCCATCTTGATTTGGTGTCTTGATTTGAATTCTATAGGAAGCTTTCTTGGAAAAGATTAGGTCTGAGAATCCGGGGGTACCGTGTTTCCTCTTTGGTCACTCTACTGGTGGAGCTGTGGTTTTGAAGGTACTTTAATTTCGTACCTTTGAAGCTCTCTTCAAGATTTTGTATTGTTTACAGTGTCCTGACTTTAAGGGTTTACCTTGTGTTAACATAGGCAGCTTCATCTCCCTCTATTGAAGATATGTTAGCTGGCATTGTCCTGACATCGCCTGCACTTCGTGTCAAACCCGCTCATCCCATTGTCGGNNNNNNNNNNNNNNNNNNNNNNNNNNNNNNNNNNNNNNNNNNNNNNNNNNNNNNNNNNNNNNNNNNNNNNNTGATGAAACTAGAGTAATGTTCCATCTTGATTTAGTGATTTGGTGTCTTGATTTGAATTCTACAGGAAGCTTTCTTGGAAAAGATTAGGTCTGAGAACCCGGGGGTACCGTGTTTCCTCTTTGGTCACTCTACTGGTGGAGCTGTGGTTTTGAAGGTACTTTAATTTCGTACCTTTGAAGCTCTcttcaagatttttattgtttacAGTGTCCTGACTTTAAAGGTCTACCTTGTGTTAACACAGGCAGCTTCATCTCCCTCTATTGAAGATATGCTAGCTGGCATTGTCCTGACATCGCCTGCACTTCGTGTCAAACCCGCTCATCCCATTGTCGGGGTAAGTCAGTCTCCTTTGCTGTATTTAATTTAGATGCTTTGTCATACTCGGCTGGAGAATTTTGTGGGTGATCGTTAGATCATATGTTTCTTTGTAGGCAATAGCTCCAATCTTCTCATTGGTCGCCCCAAGGTTCCAATTCAAAGGAGCAAACAAGAGAGGCATTCCGGTCTCAAGAGACCCTGAAGCTCTCTTAGCCAAATACTCTGATCCGTTAGTCTACACGGGTCCAATAAGAGTCCGAACAGGCCATGAGATTCTTCGCATAACAGCTTACTTGACCCGGAACTTCAAGTCTATTACAGTGCCTTTCTTTGTTCTCCATGGTACAGAGGACAAAGTCACTGATCCACTAGCTTCACAAGATTTGTACAATCAGGCACCATCAGTTTTCAAAGACATCAAACTCTACGATGGTTTCTTACACGACCTTCTCTTTGAACCTGAGCGTGAGGATGTCGGTCGTGATA is drawn from Camelina sativa cultivar DH55 chromosome 8, Cs, whole genome shotgun sequence and contains these coding sequences:
- the LOC104705433 gene encoding caffeoylshikimate esterase isoform X2, with amino-acid sequence MASTSGEMEQLTSGASNRIIFILRTLRKCLVFVLSLVLSLLLVLRLRPRRRVSPLSTPEEEEEEGEEADPAPSRRWRRKMAWKLEEEDTARRRSLAEGVEMVGDGEISCRWNSSLFYGRRGNALFSRSWLPLSGELRGILIIIHGLNEHSGRYSQFAKQLNSSHLGVYAMDWIGHGGSDGLHGYVPSLDYVVADTEAFLEKIRSENPGVPCFLFGHSTGGAVVLKAASSPSIEDMLAGIVLTSPALRVKPAHPIVGAIAPIFSLVAPRFQFKGANKRGIPVSRDPEALLAKYSDPLVYTGPIRVRTGHEILRITAYLTRNFKSITVPFFVLHGTEDKVTDPLASQDLYNQAPSVFKDIKLYDGFLHDLLFEPEREDVGRDIIDWMMKRLDVVNGSAPGLW
- the LOC104705433 gene encoding caffeoylshikimate esterase isoform X1; translation: MASTSGEMEQLTSGASNRIIFILRTLRKCLVFVLSLVLSLLLVLRLRPRRRVSPLSTPEEEEEEGEEADPAPSRRWRRKMAWKLEEEDTARRRSLAEGVEMVGDGEISCRWNSSLFYGRRGNALFSRSWLPLSGELRGILIIIHGLNEHSGRYSQFAKQLNSSHLGVYAMDWIGHGGSDGLHGYVPSLDYVVADTEAFLEKIRSENPGVPCFLFGHSTGGAVVLKAASSPSIEDMLAGIVLTSPALRVKPAHPIVGAIAPIFSLVAPRFQFKGANKRGIPVSRDPEALLAKYSDPLVYTGPIRVRTGHEILRITAYLTRNFKSITVPFFVLHGTEDKVTDPLASQDLYNQAPSVFKDIKLYDGFLHDLLFEPEREDVGRDIIDWMMKRLDVVNGSAPGLW